In Elaeis guineensis isolate ETL-2024a chromosome 1, EG11, whole genome shotgun sequence, a genomic segment contains:
- the LOC105035535 gene encoding putative pentatricopeptide repeat-containing protein At5g52630, whose amino-acid sequence MRVSFSPLNPSKAHSPSIQFFHPPSAQLRCTSHQVHHHHSSTLTPTHLHTLLTTTTNNHPNPNHATQIHAQLITTNSLPIPLLHTQLINLYAKSGQLPQALLTFKTTQKHSNIVTWTSLITHLAQSHQPFEALSLFARLKREGLGPNPYTFSAILPACAETRSVLHGSQVHGLACKHGVDADVFVASALADMYAKCGDMNASESLFDEMPQRNRVSWNSMIVGFVRNKLYDKAIWMFRALLMDGSVSPDQVSISSVLTACANSGGLGFGRRVHAHVVKLGLESVAYVKNSLMDMYSKCGRFEEALGLFDIMNERDVVTWNTMMMGWVLNDHFEEACSCFQAMMREEILPDEATFSTVLHASASLAAWGQGAAIHTLIIKSGFGNNQCVGSSLITMYAKCGSLDDAYRSFQEMKHHQNVVSWTAMIAAFQQHGHGNRVIELFDRMLEEGMEPDYITFVCVLAACSHNGLTEQGFRYFKSMSQVHNMAPGNEHYACMVDMLGRAGRLAEAKQFIDTMPVKPDASVWGALLGACDKSGNLELGKEVAQRLFEIEPDNPGNYVLLSNLYVRHGRLEEAKEVRILMGYNGVRKETGCSWIDVKNKTYVFTVHDQSHPRTREIYEMLRRMEELVRVKGYVADIQFAVNDVGEYKEQSLWYHSERLALAFGLISLPMDAPIRIKKNLRTCGDCHTVMKLASGIFSREIVLRDTNRFHRFAGGSCSCGDYW is encoded by the coding sequence ATGAGAGTCTCCTTCTCCCCCTTGAACCCCTCCAAAGCCCATTCTCCAAGCATCCAATTCTTCCACCCACCAAGCGCTCAGCTAAGATGCACCTCCCACCAAGTCCATCACCACCACAGCTCCACCCTCACTCCCACCCACCTCCACACCCTCCTAACTACCACCACAAACAACCATCCCAACCCAAACCATGCCACCCAAATCCATGCCCAGCTCATTACCACCAACTCTCTCCCCATCCCCCTCCTCCACACCCAGCTTATCAACCTCTACGCCAAGTCCGGCCAGCTCCCCCAAGCCCTCCTCACCTTCAAAACCACCCAAAAACACAGCAACATCGTCACCTGGACCTCCCTTATCACCCACTTGGCCCAATCCCACCAACCATTTGAGGCCCTCTCACTCTTTGCCCGATTAAAGAGGGAAGGCCTCGGTCCCAACCCCTATACCTTTTCCGCCATCCTCCCTGCTTGCGCCGAAACACGCTCCGTCTTGCATGGCTCGCAGGTGCATGGGCTTGCATGCAAGCACGGCGTCGACGCCGACGTCTTTGTTGCGAGTGCGTTGGCTGATATGTATGCCAAATGTGGTGATATGAAtgcatctgagagtctgtttgaTGAAATGCCTCAGAGAAACCGTGTATCGTGGAATTCCATGATTGTGGGGTTTGTGAGAAACAAGCTTTATGACAAGGCAATATGGATGTTTCGGGCTTTGCTTATGGATGGATCGGTGAGCCCAGATCAAGTGAGCATTTCTAGTGTTTTGACTGCCTGCGCAAACTCTGGGGGATTGGGTTTCGGCCGACGAGTGCATGCGCATGTGGTTAAGCTTGGATTGGAGTCGGTAGCTTATGTCAAGAACTCGCTAATGGATATGTACAGCAAATGTGGGCGGTTTGAAGAGGCTTTGGGGTTGTTTGATATTATGAATGAGAGAGATGTTGTCACTTGGAATACCATGATGATGGGCTGGGTCCTAAATGACCACTTTGAAGAAGCTTGCAGCTGTTTCCAGGCGATGATGAGAGAAGAAATTCTCCCTGATGAGGCTACCTTTTCGACAGTCCTCCATGCTTCAGCCAGCCTAGCAGCATGGGGCCAGGGGGCTGCAATTCACACCCTGATCATAAAAAGCGGGTTCGGTAACAACCAGTGCGTCGGGAGCTCCTTGATAACCATGTATGCCAAATGTGGCAGCTTGGATGATGCGTATCGATCGTTTCAGGAGATGAAACACCATCAAAATGTGGTGTCGTGGACAGCCATGATTGCAGCCTTCCAGCAGCATGGGCATGGTAACCGTGTCATCGAATTGTTTGACAGGATGTTGGAAGAGGGGATGGAACCAGATTACATAACATTTGTTTGCGTTCTTGCAGCCTGTAGCCACAATGGGCTTACGGAACAGGGATTCAGATACTTCAAGTCAATGTCTCAGGTTCACAATATGGCACCGGGGAATGAGCATTATGCTTGCATGGTTGATATGCTTGGCCGAGCTGGCCGTTTGGCTGAAGCGAAGCAGTTCATTGATACGATGCCGGTCAAGCCTGATGCTTCGGTATGGGGAGCTCTGCTTGGAGCTTGCGATAAGAGCGGAAATCTGGAGCTGGGAAAAGAAGTTGCTCAGAGATTATTCGAGATCGAACCAGATAACCCTGGAAACTATGTGCTTCTTTCAAACTTGTATGTGAGACATGGGAGGTTGGAGGAGGCCAAGGAGGTCAGGATATTGATGGGGTACAATGGCGTGAGGAAGGAGACTGGTTGCAGCTGGATTGATGTCAAGAACAAGACGTATGTGTTTACAGTGCACGACCAATCCCATCCGAGGACACGGGAGATTTATGAGATGTTGCGAAGGATGGAGGAGCTGGTGAGGGTGAAGGGATATGTGGCTGACATCCAGTTTGCTGTCAATGATGTAGGAGAGTACAAGGAGCAGAGTTTATGGTATCATAGTGAGAGGCTGGCACTGGCATTCGGGCTGATAAGTTTGCCCATGGATGCACCGATCCGGATAAAGAAGAACCTTAGGACTTGTGGGGATTGCCATACTGTTATGAAGCTTGCTTCTGGGATCTTCAGTCGGGAGATTGTATTAAGAGATACAAACCGCTTTCATCGGTTTGCCGGTGGATCATGTTCTTGTGGGGATTACTGGTGA